The genomic window CTAAAACATAATCCCTAATTCGGTGGTTCTAGGCTTCTTCATGTAATGGCACCATGACGCCGGTAGGAATGATTGGCCTAGCGCCCTGCCTAACTCATTGATGATCCTATGCCGGGAGTGTCCTTTGTCCCACGTGCCTAACTCGTTGCTGATCCTACTTTTGATGTCTCTGGCAAAAATAAAAACAGGCTAGTCCCATGCCTCGTTAACTAAACACAAAATAGAGTCATCTCGTCTATAAGAGACAAGACCATTGCACTCCATCTTATCTCTCAACTTTTTTAAAAGTGGACCTTATCTCAGCGCTGCATAGCCGGTCCTACAGGCCCACGAAGGAGATCTCCATAGGGCACTGGCAGGCACCCGGCAGAACGGCAGAAATAAAGTAGATGGAGTTGACAAAAAGGCTGGGGATGGGGAGGACCAAGGAGGCGGACAGGGCACGTGATGAAAGGTGACGCGCGTCGCGGCGTGTCGTCGGCTCGTCGCCttcctgctggctgctggctgctggctgcctgCGTAGATAGGCCATGCCCATGCTGCCGTTGCTCGCTCCCGTCCCGTGACTCCCACCTCCACGTATTCAAtcaccctcttcttcctcttgcagATTCATGACTCATCACCCAGTCCCAGAGGGACAGTGGAATTGTGGAAAAGCAACAACCCAGCAACGGAGTAGCTAGCTACTACTGGAAATCACACCAAGCCTGCCTAACACAGAATGCGCGTATCCATCCAAGCTAATCAAGCTGGTTCGATTAATTACACTTGCAACTCAATCGAAAAGAAAAATTCAGGCCAACAATCTCCATTGCTGAGTGAATCAGTACGTAGGAACTGTAGTAATTAGGAATAGCAAACAAGGACCCCAGTAGCTAATCAAGGTACTAGCACTAGCAGTGCGGGTGCGCGCTGACGAGCGGGAAGTCCTGCGGCGTCATCCAGGCGTAGGTGAAGCGCACGGCGCCCCCGCGCGGCGGCAGCGCCCGACCGCCGCGGAGCAGGCAGCGCTCGCCGTCGACGGCGCGGATGGCGCGCGGGTCCACGGCCTCCACGCTGCTGAGCCCGTAGCAGCGCAGCAGCACGCGGGACTGCGCGCAGCGGCACGCGTTCCGCACCTCCACCGCGTACTCGGGCTTCCCCTCCACCACGCGCCCCGTCGCGCGCTGACGCACCACCAGGTCGCCGCGCCGGCACCCCGTCGCCGTCCTTGTCGTCGCTGCAGCACGAGCTGGTGCCGGCGCCTCTGCCGATGACGATGCCGAAGTCGATGCAGTCGCGGCGGCCACGGAGGCGGCGAGGGCGAGGAGGAACAGGAGACGGAGGAGGAGCGCTGTTGTTGGTTCCGCCATGGCACCTTTGCTTGGAGTTTGCAGATGCGTGTGTGGCTTGGGGCTATTTATCCGTGCATATGTATTGGGTCAGCAGTGTACGTACTGAGTGACACGGTGTGCGTGAACGTGGTAAGTGGGTGGCGACGGGGACAGCGCAGGTGGCGGGGGCACGGGCACGAGACCGAGTGACTAGTGTATTGTAGTGAGTGATGGGGTGCTCATGTATGTCCGTGCCC from Miscanthus floridulus cultivar M001 chromosome 11, ASM1932011v1, whole genome shotgun sequence includes these protein-coding regions:
- the LOC136494818 gene encoding TPD1 protein homolog 1-like, with amino-acid sequence MAEPTTALLLRLLFLLALAASVAAATASTSASSSAEAPAPARAAATTRTATGCRRGDLVVRQRATGRVVEGKPEYAVEVRNACRCAQSRVLLRCYGLSSVEAVDPRAIRAVDGERCLLRGGRALPPRGGAVRFTYAWMTPQDFPLVSAHPHC